CCGCTCGGCGGACAAGGTCGACCTGGGTTCCCTGCAGCGGCGCTTCAACGTGCGCGCCAACGATTTTTTCGTCGGCGTGTATGGCGGTCGCCTCATCGATACCCTGGAGCGTCAGGCGCCCTTGTGCGAGCTGCGCTTCGTGCCCGAAGGCGATGGCGATGACGAGGCCCTGCGGGAGGGAAGGATCGACCTGCGGATTAGCAACACCCGGCCCCTGACCCCGGAAGTCAAGGTGCAGAACCTGTTCACCACCGCTTTTGTCGGCCTGGTGCGCGAAGGCCACCCGCTGTTGGACGAAGACATCACCGCCGAGCGTTTTGCCGCGTTTCCCCATATCAGCATGTCTCGCCGGGGCATAGCCCGTGGACCTATCGATGCGGCCCTGGCCGAGCAGGGCCTGGAGCGCCGGGTGCCGCTGATTGCCCCGAGCTTCCACGCCGCCATGTTCATGCTGCCGGATTCGGACCTGATTTTGCCGGTGCCCCAGGAAACCCTGCTCAGCGTCTCGCGCCTGGGCCTGCGCTTGCGTTCGTTCGTGCTGCCGATTTCCCTGCCGACCCTGGTCCTGACCCAGGCCTGGCATCCGCGCTACGACAAGGACCCGGCGCACAAGTGGTTTCGCGAAACCCTGCGCACCTCCTGCCAGGCCACCTGGCAAGAAGCCCAGCCGACCTCCTCGTAGGAGCCGGCTTGCCGGCGCAAGCGGTCTTGAGGGCCCCTTCGCTGGCAAGCCAGCTCCTACGGTCAACAGGGTGAATCATTGCGTCTGACGCACTTATAAACTGTCGATAAGTCAGTTTTCGTCAGCATCGGCTGTTCATAAACTGCTCTGGTTTTCTTGTCTGGAGCAGTATTTCCATGAGTTCCCTCGCTGTCGCTGCGCCTGCTTCGGTTGAAGCCGCCAGCAAGCCGGCAGCCATTGCACCGCCGGTGTTCGGGCCGCGGATCATCATCGGCCTGGTGGGCGTGCTGCTGGCGGTGCTGGTCTCGGGCCTCAACGAGATGGTGACCAAGATCGCCCTGGCGGACATTCGTGGTGCGCTGTTCATCGGCTACGACGAAGGCACCTGGCTGGTGGCCTGCTACACCGCCACCTCGGTGGCGGCCATGGCCTTCGCGCCCTGGTGTTCGGTGACCTTTTCCCTGCGGCGCTTCACCCTGTGTGCCATTGGCCTGTTCACCCTGCTGGGGGTGCTGTGCCCCTTCGCCCCGAACTACGAAAGCCTGTTGCTGTTGCGCACCCTGCAAGGCCTGGCCGGCGGCGCGCTGCCGCCGATGCTGATGACCGTGGCCCTGCGTTTCCTGCCGGCCAACGTCAAGCTCTACGGCCTGGCCGGCTATGCCCTGACCGCCACCTTCGGCCCCAGCCTGGGCACGCCCCTGGCGGCACTCTGGACCGAGTACGTGGGCTGGCAATGGGCGTTCTGGCAGGTGGTGCTGCCTTGCCTGCTGGCGATGGCGGCGGTGGCCTACGGCCTGCCCCAGGACCCGCTGCGCCTGGAGCGTTTCAAGCAGTTCAACTGGCGCGGCCTGCTGCTGGGCTTTCCGGCGATCTGCATGCTGGTGATCGGTATCCTGCAGGGCAACCGCCTGGACTGGTTCGAGTCGCCGCTGATCTGTGTGCTGCTGGCCGGCGGCCTGGTG
The DNA window shown above is from Pseudomonas protegens CHA0 and carries:
- a CDS encoding MFS transporter, with product MSSLAVAAPASVEAASKPAAIAPPVFGPRIIIGLVGVLLAVLVSGLNEMVTKIALADIRGALFIGYDEGTWLVACYTATSVAAMAFAPWCSVTFSLRRFTLCAIGLFTLLGVLCPFAPNYESLLLLRTLQGLAGGALPPMLMTVALRFLPANVKLYGLAGYALTATFGPSLGTPLAALWTEYVGWQWAFWQVVLPCLLAMAAVAYGLPQDPLRLERFKQFNWRGLLLGFPAICMLVIGILQGNRLDWFESPLICVLLAGGLVLLVLFMINEWSQPIPFFKLQMLGIRNLSFALLTLAGVLVVLTAVIIIPSAYLAQVQGYRPLQTAPVMLVMALPQLLALPLVAALCNLRWVDCRWVLGIGLGMLVLSCLGGTHLTSAWIRDDFYVLQLLQIFGQPMAVLPLLMLSTGSITPMEGPFASAWFNTVKGLAAVIATGVLDVLTTRRLHFHSTILVDSLGNSPLVDDGVAGLARRLHQQAVVLTSADLYYCMAGLAAVLILLIFWLPTRIYPPRAPT
- a CDS encoding LysR family transcriptional regulator, with the translated sequence MQLPDMNLLVALDALLDEGSVVGAARRMNLSPAAMSRTLTRIRDALGDPVLVRAGRGLVPTPKALELRSQVRDVVEQAALVFRSADKVDLGSLQRRFNVRANDFFVGVYGGRLIDTLERQAPLCELRFVPEGDGDDEALREGRIDLRISNTRPLTPEVKVQNLFTTAFVGLVREGHPLLDEDITAERFAAFPHISMSRRGIARGPIDAALAEQGLERRVPLIAPSFHAAMFMLPDSDLILPVPQETLLSVSRLGLRLRSFVLPISLPTLVLTQAWHPRYDKDPAHKWFRETLRTSCQATWQEAQPTSS